The proteins below come from a single Gordonia sp. X0973 genomic window:
- a CDS encoding DUF167 domain-containing protein: MSEGIVVVTVKPNSRRGPRIETDDDGALTVYVREPATEGKATKAVGELLAKHFGVPKSRVVLVGGATSRIKRFRVG; this comes from the coding sequence GTGAGTGAAGGAATCGTCGTCGTGACCGTCAAGCCCAACAGCCGTCGGGGACCGCGGATCGAGACCGACGACGACGGTGCGCTGACCGTCTACGTGCGCGAACCCGCCACCGAGGGCAAGGCCACCAAGGCCGTCGGCGAACTCCTCGCCAAACACTTCGGCGTACCGAAGAGCCGCGTCGTGCTCGTCGGCGGTGCGACGAGCCGGATCAAGCGCTTCCGGGTGGGGTGA
- a CDS encoding DNA-3-methyladenine glycosylase I: protein MEPFVAPDGDPRCAWAGGAPELLAYHDAEWGFPVGDDVRLFEKICLEGFQSGLSWRTILNKRDNFRSAFAGFDFHRVAEFDEEDVARLLTDAGIVRHRGKIEAVINNARRAVELEAAEGSLAAYIWRFEPAPGEVGVPQSKTTSATSTALSKDLKKRGWRFVGPTTAFAFIQSMGLINDHQRECTTRADVDEARRAFTPPGSA, encoded by the coding sequence ATGGAGCCATTCGTCGCACCCGACGGCGATCCGCGCTGCGCGTGGGCGGGCGGCGCGCCGGAGTTGCTGGCCTATCACGACGCCGAGTGGGGGTTCCCGGTCGGCGACGACGTTCGGCTGTTCGAAAAGATCTGCCTCGAGGGATTCCAGTCCGGGCTGAGCTGGCGGACCATCCTCAACAAGCGCGACAACTTCCGAAGCGCGTTCGCGGGTTTCGATTTCCACCGGGTGGCGGAGTTCGACGAGGAGGATGTGGCGCGCCTGCTGACCGACGCCGGCATCGTGCGGCATCGCGGCAAGATCGAGGCCGTGATCAACAACGCCCGCCGTGCCGTGGAACTCGAGGCGGCCGAGGGCTCGCTGGCCGCCTACATCTGGCGGTTCGAACCCGCGCCCGGCGAGGTCGGGGTGCCGCAGTCGAAGACCACGTCGGCGACCTCGACGGCGCTGTCGAAGGACTTGAAGAAGCGCGGCTGGCGATTCGTCGGGCCGACCACCGCCTTCGCCTTCATCCAGTCGATGGGATTGATCAACGATCACCAGCGCGAATGCACGACGCGCGCCGACGTCGACGAGGCACGCCGCGCGTTCACCCCACCCGGAAGCGCTTGA
- the cysC gene encoding adenylyl-sulfate kinase: MTATSAPDRQFLRLATVGSVDDGKSTLIGRILHDTGSLPDDHIESVTGHDGQLDLAALSDGLRSEREQGITIDVAYRFFSTDRRSYVLADTPGHERYTRNTFTGASNAHVAVVLVDARHGVQRQTRRHARIAALVGVPHVVAAVNKIDLVDYSQERFDELRADLDELALQVGIGSIAAIPVAAKAGDNVVRRSASTPWYTGPTLLEYLEGIELSAPSPQASQLRLPVQYASRPNSSHGRSYSGRIVAGTVAVGDEIAVLPSGSRSTVTALDTLDDGRAVGVAGLSVSVRLADEIDVARGDVIVSAAPDAHLPTVARELEATLCWLADKPLRAGDRVALKHGTTTVRATIQSLDRRLDPDSLIEQVGPGELLLNDIGTVTLRTASVVLADRYADNRDGGAFILIDEASNDTVAAGTVNAAREVIPGKATRNDIKWHPSSLGRDERWGKTGQRGATVWLTGLPASGKSTVAVVLERLLVSRGRVAYLIDGDNIRHGISDDLGFSPGDRAENIRRVGHLARLFADAGVVAVASMVSPLRSDRAIARELHDAADLDFIEVHVSTPVTECERRDPKGLYRRAREGSLRGLTGVDAPYEKPADPDLRFDTTDADVEELAGRIVELLAQRGVIAPA; the protein is encoded by the coding sequence ATGACCGCGACGAGCGCACCGGATCGGCAATTCCTCCGCCTCGCGACGGTCGGCAGTGTGGACGACGGCAAGTCGACCCTGATCGGGCGGATCCTGCACGACACCGGCAGCCTGCCCGACGACCACATCGAGTCGGTCACCGGGCACGACGGCCAGCTCGATCTCGCCGCGCTGTCGGACGGCCTGCGCAGCGAGCGCGAGCAGGGCATCACGATCGACGTGGCCTACCGCTTCTTCTCGACGGACCGCCGCAGTTATGTCCTCGCCGACACCCCGGGCCACGAGCGCTACACGCGCAACACGTTCACCGGAGCGTCGAACGCCCACGTCGCCGTCGTCCTCGTCGACGCCCGGCACGGCGTGCAGCGCCAGACGCGACGGCACGCGCGGATCGCCGCGCTGGTCGGCGTGCCGCACGTGGTGGCGGCGGTGAACAAGATCGACCTCGTCGACTACTCCCAGGAACGATTCGACGAGCTGCGCGCCGATCTCGACGAGCTGGCGTTGCAGGTCGGCATCGGGTCGATCGCCGCCATCCCGGTCGCCGCGAAGGCCGGCGACAACGTCGTGCGGCGCTCGGCCTCGACGCCCTGGTACACCGGTCCCACACTGCTGGAATACCTGGAGGGGATCGAACTCTCCGCGCCGTCGCCGCAGGCGTCGCAACTGCGGTTGCCGGTGCAGTACGCCTCGCGGCCCAATTCGTCGCACGGACGCAGCTACAGCGGGCGGATCGTGGCCGGAACCGTCGCGGTGGGCGACGAGATCGCGGTACTGCCGTCGGGCAGCCGCAGCACCGTCACCGCGCTGGACACGCTCGACGACGGGCGTGCGGTCGGGGTCGCGGGACTGTCGGTGTCGGTGCGACTGGCCGACGAGATCGACGTGGCGCGCGGCGACGTGATCGTGAGCGCGGCGCCGGATGCGCATCTGCCGACCGTCGCACGGGAGTTGGAGGCCACGCTGTGCTGGCTGGCCGACAAGCCGCTGCGCGCCGGCGACCGGGTGGCGCTCAAACACGGCACGACCACGGTGCGCGCGACGATCCAATCGCTGGACCGCAGGCTCGACCCGGACAGCCTCATCGAGCAGGTGGGTCCCGGCGAGCTGCTGCTCAACGACATCGGCACCGTCACGCTGCGCACGGCGTCGGTAGTGCTGGCCGACCGTTACGCGGACAACCGCGACGGCGGCGCCTTCATCCTGATCGACGAGGCGTCCAACGACACGGTGGCCGCCGGCACCGTCAACGCCGCGCGCGAGGTGATCCCCGGGAAGGCCACCCGCAACGACATCAAGTGGCATCCGAGTTCCCTTGGCCGCGACGAGCGGTGGGGCAAGACCGGGCAGCGGGGGGCGACGGTGTGGCTGACCGGACTGCCCGCGTCGGGCAAGTCCACGGTGGCCGTCGTGCTGGAGCGGCTGCTCGTCTCGCGCGGCCGGGTCGCCTATTTGATCGACGGCGACAACATCCGCCACGGCATCTCCGACGACCTCGGTTTCTCGCCGGGGGACCGGGCCGAGAACATCCGCCGCGTCGGGCACCTGGCCCGGTTGTTCGCCGACGCCGGGGTGGTGGCGGTCGCGTCGATGGTGTCGCCGCTGCGATCGGATCGCGCCATCGCCCGGGAGTTGCACGACGCGGCCGATCTCGACTTCATCGAGGTCCACGTGTCGACGCCGGTCACCGAATGCGAGCGCCGCGATCCGAAGGGGCTCTACCGCCGCGCGCGCGAGGGGTCGTTGCGGGGGTTGACCGGCGTCGACGCCCCCTACGAGAAGCCGGCGGATCCGGACCTGCGCTTCGACACCACCGACGCCGACGTCGAGGAGTTGGCCGGTCGCATCGTCGAGCTGCTCGCGCAGCGAGGTGTCATAGCTCCTGCATAG
- the cysD gene encoding sulfate adenylyltransferase subunit CysD, which translates to MTAPSAAVDHVQALRILESEAVHIIREVVAELENPVLLFSGGKDSIVLLHLAEKAFRPHPLPFPILHVDTGHNFSEVIAFRDKRVTPTAQRPDGIRLIVASVQESIDTGRVEETTDPSGSRNRLQTRTLLDALEHYGFDAAFGGARRDEDRARAKERVFSFRDEFGQWDPRAQRAEPWSIYNGRIRRGESVRIFPLSNWTELDIWRYIELEDIELPPIYFASQREVFTRDGILLTVSPFTHPRPDEAVATEWVRYRTVGDLTITGAVRSTATTLAEVIAEVEEATVSERGETRADDRTSSAAMEDRKREGYF; encoded by the coding sequence ATGACTGCCCCGAGTGCCGCCGTCGACCACGTCCAAGCGCTGCGGATCCTGGAGTCCGAGGCCGTCCACATCATCCGCGAGGTGGTCGCCGAGTTGGAGAACCCGGTGCTGCTGTTCTCCGGCGGCAAGGACTCGATCGTCCTGCTGCATCTGGCGGAGAAGGCGTTCCGCCCGCATCCGCTGCCGTTCCCGATCCTGCACGTCGACACCGGGCACAACTTCAGCGAGGTGATCGCCTTCCGCGACAAGCGGGTCACCCCGACGGCGCAGCGACCCGACGGCATCCGGCTCATCGTCGCGTCGGTGCAGGAATCCATCGACACCGGCCGGGTGGAGGAGACCACCGATCCCTCCGGTTCGCGCAACCGGTTGCAGACGCGCACACTGCTCGACGCGCTGGAGCACTACGGTTTCGACGCGGCCTTCGGCGGCGCCCGCCGCGACGAGGACCGGGCGCGTGCCAAGGAGCGGGTGTTCAGCTTCCGCGACGAGTTCGGCCAATGGGATCCGCGGGCGCAGCGCGCCGAGCCGTGGTCGATCTACAACGGCCGCATCCGCCGCGGCGAGTCGGTGCGCATCTTCCCGCTGTCCAACTGGACCGAACTCGACATCTGGCGCTACATCGAGCTGGAGGACATCGAGTTGCCGCCGATCTACTTCGCGTCCCAGCGCGAGGTGTTCACCCGCGACGGCATCCTGCTCACCGTCTCGCCGTTCACCCATCCGCGCCCCGACGAGGCGGTGGCCACCGAATGGGTGCGCTACCGCACCGTCGGCGACCTGACGATCACCGGCGCCGTCCGGTCGACGGCGACGACGCTGGCCGAGGTCATCGCCGAGGTGGAGGAGGCGACCGTCTCGGAGCGGGGGGAGACCCGCGCCGACGACCGGACGTCGAGCGCCGCGATGGAGGACCGCAAACGAGAGGGCTACTTCTGA
- a CDS encoding Stf0 family sulfotransferase, with the protein MSTPKPYVVCATQRSGSTLLVESLAATGVAGRPAEFFQYFSSSSLAPQPREWFAGVDDESIVGRLAVSEPGHVDERTADQWRADIRAAGATGNGVWGGKLMWNQTPLLIARTRVAAGDLRAALRWLLGADPLFVHVHRDDLVAQAVSMWRAVQTRAWRDGDVSAVPDEETFYSAEGIAHLAGILAEQQRRWQDWFAREGIEPVDVAFADLARDPTGTTARVLTALGQNPALAPPPPLKPQSNTRSKEWAQRYRADAQQKGYPR; encoded by the coding sequence GTGAGCACCCCCAAGCCGTATGTCGTGTGCGCGACCCAGCGCAGCGGCTCCACCCTGCTGGTGGAGTCGCTGGCCGCGACCGGTGTCGCGGGGCGGCCGGCCGAGTTCTTCCAATACTTCAGCTCGTCCTCGCTCGCCCCGCAGCCGCGCGAGTGGTTCGCCGGGGTCGACGACGAGTCGATCGTCGGGCGGCTCGCGGTATCGGAGCCGGGGCATGTCGACGAGCGCACCGCCGATCAGTGGCGCGCCGACATCCGCGCCGCCGGTGCCACCGGGAACGGGGTGTGGGGCGGCAAGCTCATGTGGAATCAGACGCCGTTGCTGATCGCGCGGACCCGCGTCGCCGCCGGTGACCTGCGGGCCGCGTTGCGTTGGCTGCTGGGCGCCGACCCGCTATTCGTCCACGTCCACCGCGACGACCTGGTCGCCCAGGCCGTCTCCATGTGGCGCGCGGTGCAGACCCGCGCCTGGCGCGACGGCGACGTCTCCGCCGTCCCCGACGAGGAGACCTTCTACAGCGCCGAGGGCATCGCCCACCTCGCCGGAATCCTCGCCGAACAGCAGCGACGGTGGCAGGACTGGTTCGCGCGCGAGGGGATCGAGCCGGTCGACGTCGCGTTCGCCGACCTCGCCCGCGACCCCACCGGCACGACGGCGCGGGTGCTCACCGCGCTCGGACAGAACCCGGCGCTGGCCCCGCCGCCGCCGCTCAAACCGCAGTCGAATACCCGCTCCAAGGAGTGGGCGCAGCGCTATCGCGCCGACGCGCAGCAGAAGGGATACCCGCGATGA